The sequence below is a genomic window from Sulfurimonas sp..
AGATGATGATAAAGTAACAACACAGACAGATCTTAAACCAAAAGATCAGTCAAAGGAAAGAGTGAAACTAATTATTGCTATCTCGGTTACTTTAGTTTTATTATTACTTATTCTGTGGAGAAGAAAATATATATATTCAATCATCATAATTTTTCCTATCGCATATATTGCATACATTACAGTTCCTTCAAAAAATCTATGTATAGAAAAAGGAACAAATATATATCTTCTGCCTGTTAGTAACGGGACTATTTTTGAGACTACTCAAGAGCTTATATACCTTCAAAAAGAGGGCGATACGAAAGGTTTTGTAAAAGTAAAACTAAAAAACAATAAAATAGGATGGGTTAAAGATGAAAATATTTGCCAATATTAGTTGGTTGATAGCTACAATCATAATATTTGTCTCACTTACTATACTTATACTTATTTTTCATATTGTTCCTCAGCCTATGGCCCCTAAAATATCTGCATGGATCATAAGACTAAGCACTTTTTTTTGTGTGGAGATCGAAGGCACGGAAGATCCTGAAGCAAATATGATACTCCTTAACCATCAAAGTGATATTGATATTGCTATTATGGAGACAAGTACAAAAAAAGATCTTGCATGGGTTGCCAAAAAAGAGTTATTTGATATACCTTTTTTCGGACTTGCACTAAAACTTCCAAACGACATCCCGGTTGAGCGTGAGAGCAAAACATCACTTGTAAAACTTGTTCGTGACGTAAAAAAACGTTTGGATATGGGAAAAACAATAACTATGTTTCCTGAAGGCACAAGAAGTACAAAGGGAAAAATGCTACCATTTAAAATGGGTGCAAAAATGATCGCCGATAAATACAAATTAAAAGTTCAACCGGTAGTTATAATGCAGAGTGCAAAGTATTACAATATAAAAAACTACTACTATAAACCGGGTCGTATTAAACTGATCTATATGGACTCATTTATAGCTGATAAAACAAACCAAGATTGGCTAAAAAACTTAAGAGAAAAAATGCAAAAGGTGTATGATAATGAGCTGGCAAACAATCCTAGCCATAGGTAGTGGTGGTTTTATCGGGGCTGTTTTAAGAGCTTATTTAAACGGTCTTATATCGCATAAAGTTCCACACGATCTACCTTTTGGTACACTTGGTGTTAATCTGATCGGCAGCTTTATTATGGGTGTTGTTATAGCCTACTTTATGTACACTACACTTTTTTCACTACATGTAAAATCATTTATATCTACAGGTATCCTTGGAGCACTTACAACATACTCGACTTTTGCAATTGAGAGTTTTTTTCTTCTTGAGGGCGGTTATATAGCATTAGCACTTCTAAATATCAGTGCTAACGCTTTTGGAACTATTATTATGGCAGGAAGCGGTTTTTACTTAGTAAAGTATTTTTTTAAAGTCTAGAACTTATATAAAAAAGTTGTAGACTGTGAGAAGTCATACTTTTCATCTACGCCGTGTGGCGGATAAGCATCATAATCATAAGTAGCACTAAACTTTAAATATAATTCTTCATATATTTGCAATATAAGTTCTAATTGGTTTGTCATAACGTAATCACTAAACTTTTCCGTACTTGGCTGATAGTAAAGAGTATATGCCAAAGATGATTTATTTGAAAAGTCAACTGAATAAGCTAAATAACTATTTAACCTTACATTCTCTTCATCAGGATCTAATGTAGGATTTACATATTTTATATTCTCATAAAATGCACCTAAACCATAATAACCTTTTCCACCAATAGGTGTATTAAAAATTTTAAACCTTAATCCTGCACCAGCAAGTCTTCTGTGACTTATAGCTTTAAACTTATCTTCTTGAGTTTGTGCAAACAATTCATATCTGATAACCTCTTCAGTCAGTTTATGTATATATCTAACATGTGCGTAAATATTGTTTGTATCTTCAACATCGTTTGCTTCGCCATACTCTCCTGATATTTGAGCCCATGTTACATAACTAGCATTTGTATCATATACAACTCTTATAGAGCCTTTATATGCATCTTTGCGTGTATTTCCTCTTTTTGTTTGTAAACCTGCTTCAATACCACCTGAAACTCCAGGGTTTTCTCCTATTTCGACCGGCTTTATAGACACAACTGCAAAAAGATGGCTCACTAACATTAGTATTGCTATTAAATATTTCATATTTTATTTATCCTTTTCATATCTGTATAATTTCATCTGCACACCATTTGGCAAGCTCAAGATCATGAGTTATTAGTAACATACCAATATCATCGAGTTTTTTAATTAAAGAATGCATCACTTCTAACTGTATAACATTATCAAGTGCACTTGTAGGCTCATCAAGCAATAAAACTTCAGGTTTCATCAAAATAGCTCTTAAAATTGAAGCACGCTGAAGTTGCCCACCTGAGAGTTCATGTGGAAGTTTTAAAAGTAGTTCATAGTCTAGGTTTAATACATCCAAATGTGTTTTCAACTCATCTGTTGAAGCCACATCTTCTATCTGATTTAAAATGGTGTAACTTGGATGAAATGAGCTGTATGGATCTTGAAAAACCTCACTTACTCTTACACAACCAATAGAACCTTCTATTGGTTTTAGATTACCTAAAATAAGTTCAAAAAGTGTACTCTTTCCTGCACCGCTTTGTCCTACAATAGCCTTAATTTGACCCTTTTGAAGTGTAAATGACAAATTGTCAAAAAGCAGTTTATCTTTTGAATATCCAAAAGATAAATTTTTAACTTCAATTAAATTGTTCTCCAAAGAAATACCTTGTTTTTACATTAATTATTAATAGATATATATGTTTTTGTTAGCTCTATATAAAGTGCATCAGGCTTAATATCACTGTTATCTTCCCAGATTCTTTTCATAACAACATTATCTTCATCACCGTTCCATACTTTAATGTATGAACCCTCTTTATAACCATTGTCTTGACGGAACTGATTTAGAATATTTTTACCTACATATAATCTGTAAAGTGTATTTAGATCTAATCCACTCATAATAACAAGCTCAAAAAACTCAGAAATTAATGCTTCTAAATCTAATTCTGATTTAGAAAGAACTATTGACATAATAGTCTCAACTTTTTCTATAACTTCATCTTGAGACGCGAACTTGTCATTACTAACATCGATCTTTTCAAAACTTGGCATATTAGATATATCTATACCTAGATCTTCTACACCGCCACGCATATTAGTTACATAATTTTCTATAGCAAGTGAGATAATAAAGTGCCAAACATCAACCACTTCAATCTGTAAGTTATCCCAATCAGGATCGGCATCTATATTTTTCCAGTGTTTCCAAGAAAAACTGTCGATCATCTCAGCACATTCCATATAGATACATCTTTTCCAGTTGATCACTTTGTTGTTTTTAGTAAGTCCTTTTGTCCAGTCCTCACCGTTTGTAGAATCGTTAAGTTGATTCTGAAGTTGAAGCATTACTAGTATTTTATCCATCTAATCATCTCTCTTTCATTTACTAAAAATATTGTATCTAAATATGATAAAATTCCGTTTATGAAAAGAATAAATTGTAGAAGATGTATACACTATTTTGTTACTTGGCAGTCGGGAAAACCTCACGGATGTAGAGCCTACGGTTTTCGATCTGGGCAAATTCCATCTATGGTTGTTTTCCAAAGTTCAGGAATCGACTGCACACAGTTTGTAGAGAAAAAACCGCCTAAGAGTTCTTAGTCTCTCTCCCATATAAGTTTTTTTCCAAACCCTAAATTATTATCGGTGAATTTAAAATAATCAACTTTAATCTGCCATAACTTAGGATTCATTGCCAGTGCATACGGAAATGTTTTAAAGTATAGTTTTTTTAATCTTTGATCTTCTAAAGAAGTAAAACTTCCTCTAAACTGTAACCCTTGTATCTTTCCAACCGTTTTTGTCTCAAGTAC
It includes:
- the crcB gene encoding fluoride efflux transporter CrcB, translating into MSWQTILAIGSGGFIGAVLRAYLNGLISHKVPHDLPFGTLGVNLIGSFIMGVVIAYFMYTTLFSLHVKSFISTGILGALTTYSTFAIESFFLLEGGYIALALLNISANAFGTIIMAGSGFYLVKYFFKV
- a CDS encoding YdiY family protein encodes the protein MKYLIAILMLVSHLFAVVSIKPVEIGENPGVSGGIEAGLQTKRGNTRKDAYKGSIRVVYDTNASYVTWAQISGEYGEANDVEDTNNIYAHVRYIHKLTEEVIRYELFAQTQEDKFKAISHRRLAGAGLRFKIFNTPIGGKGYYGLGAFYENIKYVNPTLDPDEENVRLNSYLAYSVDFSNKSSLAYTLYYQPSTEKFSDYVMTNQLELILQIYEELYLKFSATYDYDAYPPHGVDEKYDFSQSTTFLYKF
- a CDS encoding uracil-DNA glycosylase is translated as MKRINCRRCIHYFVTWQSGKPHGCRAYGFRSGQIPSMVVFQSSGIDCTQFVEKKPPKSS
- a CDS encoding lysophospholipid acyltransferase family protein, whose product is MKIFANISWLIATIIIFVSLTILILIFHIVPQPMAPKISAWIIRLSTFFCVEIEGTEDPEANMILLNHQSDIDIAIMETSTKKDLAWVAKKELFDIPFFGLALKLPNDIPVERESKTSLVKLVRDVKKRLDMGKTITMFPEGTRSTKGKMLPFKMGAKMIADKYKLKVQPVVIMQSAKYYNIKNYYYKPGRIKLIYMDSFIADKTNQDWLKNLREKMQKVYDNELANNPSHR
- a CDS encoding ABC transporter ATP-binding protein, with the translated sequence MENNLIEVKNLSFGYSKDKLLFDNLSFTLQKGQIKAIVGQSGAGKSTLFELILGNLKPIEGSIGCVRVSEVFQDPYSSFHPSYTILNQIEDVASTDELKTHLDVLNLDYELLLKLPHELSGGQLQRASILRAILMKPEVLLLDEPTSALDNVIQLEVMHSLIKKLDDIGMLLITHDLELAKWCADEIIQI
- a CDS encoding pyridoxamine 5'-phosphate oxidase family protein codes for the protein MSLEKIESFIDKHHVLSLATSVESELSVCNLFYAYDKDDICFIVASSDDTTHINHILKNSFVAGTIVLETKTVGKIQGLQFRGSFTSLEDQRLKKLYFKTFPYALAMNPKLWQIKVDYFKFTDNNLGFGKKLIWERD
- a CDS encoding dUTP diphosphatase, which gives rise to MDKILVMLQLQNQLNDSTNGEDWTKGLTKNNKVINWKRCIYMECAEMIDSFSWKHWKNIDADPDWDNLQIEVVDVWHFIISLAIENYVTNMRGGVEDLGIDISNMPSFEKIDVSNDKFASQDEVIEKVETIMSIVLSKSELDLEALISEFFELVIMSGLDLNTLYRLYVGKNILNQFRQDNGYKEGSYIKVWNGDEDNVVMKRIWEDNSDIKPDALYIELTKTYISINN